Proteins encoded by one window of Acidipropionibacterium virtanenii:
- the rplN gene encoding 50S ribosomal protein L14: MIQQETRLKVADNTGAKELLCIRVLGGTKRRYAGLGDTIVCTVKDAIPGGNVKRGEVVKAVIVRTVKQHRRPDGSYIKFDENAAVILAGDGQPRGTRIFGPIARELRDKKFMRIISLAPEVI, translated from the coding sequence ATGATCCAGCAGGAGACGCGACTCAAGGTCGCCGACAACACGGGTGCGAAGGAACTTCTGTGCATCCGTGTTCTCGGTGGGACCAAGCGTCGCTACGCCGGGCTCGGTGACACCATCGTGTGCACCGTCAAGGACGCCATTCCCGGTGGCAACGTCAAGCGCGGCGAGGTCGTCAAGGCGGTCATCGTGCGCACCGTCAAGCAGCACCGTCGCCCCGATGGCTCGTACATCAAGTTCGACGAGAACGCCGCCGTCATCCTGGCCGGCGACGGCCAGCCCCGCGGCACCCGCATCTTCGGGCCCATCGCCCGCGAGCTGCGTGACAAGAAGTTCATGCGCATCATCTCGCTCGCCCCGGAGGTGATCTGA
- a CDS encoding type Z 30S ribosomal protein S14 has product MAKTALRVKAARKPKFAVRGYTRCQRCGRPHSVYRKFKLCRVCLREMAHAGELPGITKSSW; this is encoded by the coding sequence ATGGCCAAGACAGCTCTGAGGGTCAAGGCGGCTCGCAAGCCGAAGTTCGCAGTTCGTGGCTACACCCGTTGCCAGCGGTGCGGAAGGCCCCATTCGGTCTACCGCAAGTTCAAGCTCTGCAGGGTCTGCCTGCGTGAGATGGCTCACGCCGGCGAGCTCCCGGGTATCACCAAGTCCTCCTGGTGA
- the rpsH gene encoding 30S ribosomal protein S8 — MTMTDPIADMLTRLRNANRAFHDSTTMPHSKIKAGIAEILQSEGYIAGFQVNEPAEGEVGKTLTIELKFGEDRRRSIAGVRRISKPGLRVYAKSTALPKVLGGLGIAIISTSQGLLTDRQAHEKSVGGEVLAYVW, encoded by the coding sequence ATGACCATGACTGATCCGATCGCAGACATGCTGACCCGTCTGCGTAACGCCAACCGGGCGTTCCACGACTCGACGACCATGCCGCACTCGAAGATCAAGGCGGGAATCGCCGAGATCCTCCAGTCCGAGGGCTACATCGCCGGGTTCCAGGTCAACGAGCCCGCCGAGGGTGAGGTCGGCAAGACCCTCACCATCGAGCTCAAATTCGGCGAGGACCGCAGGCGTTCGATCGCAGGCGTCCGCCGCATCAGCAAGCCCGGGCTTCGCGTCTACGCGAAGTCCACCGCACTGCCGAAGGTTCTCGGCGGCCTGGGGATCGCCATCATCTCGACCTCCCAGGGCCTCCTGACCGACAGGCAGGCGCACGAGAAGTCCGTGGGCGGGGAAGTCCTCGCCTACGTATGGTGA
- a CDS encoding excinuclease ABC subunit UvrA yields MAHDDQVDRTDRGPRQIRVRGARVHNLRGIDVDIPLGQMVGIAGVSGSGKSSLALGVLYAEGSRRYLEALSTYTRRRLTQAARAAVDSVEHVPAALALRQRPGVPGVRSTFGTSTELLNSLRLIYSRLARHRCPNGHYLEPTTDVALDRSLTCPVCGETFRPPGAESLAFNSAGACPRCSGTGVVRDVDDATLVPDESLTIEQGAVESWKIMGSTPNPRVVAELGVRTDVPFADLSSEERRIVFDGPQVKRQIMVPSKNGKVFDLNWTYRNARVAVREALAGAKSEKGLARINRFLSAQTCPDCAGSRLSEAARAPLVDGINLAQATEKTLQDLVDWLPGLVGTVPADMTAMANTIISQMIETARRLLELGLGYLSLDRASATLSTGERQRVQLSRAVRNRTTGVLYVLDEPSIGLHPSNVDGLLGVIDDLLADGNSVVVVDHDVALLRRADHLIEIGPGSGADGGAVVATGSVAEVTADPRSLIGPFLAGTAVVGMDSGSRSDAAGSIRMTTGPVHTVGPLQVAIPRGRLTVVTGVSGSGKTTMVLESLVPGLEALIAEAPLPDPVRGIEADGLRRVNLIDSTPIGVNVRSTVATYSGVMDDLRKAWAGTDDARRAGYGAGDFSYNTGSLRCPSCSGTGQISLDVQFLPDVDIVCPDCGGSRFGPQAGRIRRDGVTLPQLLGLSVARALDDVGDIPAVGRRLRTLVDLGLGYLTLGESTPALSGGEAQRLKLASQMSRDQRDAVFVFDEPTVGLHPLDVATLLRVLGSLLAHGATVVVIEHDLDVIRHADHIIDMGPGGGAAGGRIVATGTPDQVAADPGSVTGRYLAR; encoded by the coding sequence ATGGCACACGACGATCAGGTGGACAGGACGGATCGAGGACCGCGGCAGATCCGGGTGAGAGGTGCGAGAGTCCACAACCTGCGGGGGATCGACGTCGACATCCCCCTGGGCCAGATGGTCGGGATCGCCGGGGTCTCCGGTTCCGGGAAGTCCTCCCTGGCCCTGGGCGTCCTCTACGCCGAGGGGTCGCGGCGCTACCTGGAAGCCCTGTCCACCTACACCAGACGGCGTCTCACCCAGGCCGCACGAGCCGCCGTCGATTCCGTGGAGCACGTCCCGGCCGCCCTGGCCCTGCGGCAGCGGCCCGGCGTCCCCGGCGTGCGCAGCACCTTCGGCACCTCCACCGAACTGCTCAACAGCCTCCGGCTCATCTACTCCCGACTGGCCCGCCACCGCTGCCCCAACGGCCACTATCTCGAGCCGACCACCGACGTGGCCCTCGACCGCTCGCTGACCTGCCCGGTCTGCGGGGAGACCTTCCGGCCGCCGGGGGCCGAGTCGCTGGCCTTCAACTCCGCCGGCGCCTGCCCCCGCTGCTCGGGCACCGGGGTGGTCCGCGACGTCGATGACGCCACCCTGGTGCCCGACGAGTCGCTGACCATCGAGCAGGGGGCCGTCGAGTCCTGGAAGATCATGGGATCGACGCCGAACCCCCGAGTCGTCGCCGAGCTCGGCGTGCGCACCGATGTGCCCTTCGCCGACCTGTCGTCCGAGGAGCGGCGGATCGTCTTCGACGGTCCGCAGGTCAAACGGCAGATCATGGTGCCCTCGAAGAACGGCAAGGTCTTCGACCTCAACTGGACCTACCGCAATGCGCGGGTCGCCGTCCGGGAGGCCTTGGCCGGAGCGAAGTCCGAGAAGGGGCTGGCCAGGATCAACCGGTTCCTGTCAGCCCAGACCTGTCCCGACTGCGCCGGATCCCGGCTGTCCGAGGCCGCCCGCGCGCCTCTGGTCGACGGCATCAACCTCGCCCAGGCCACTGAGAAGACCCTTCAAGACCTGGTCGACTGGCTTCCCGGCCTGGTGGGCACGGTGCCCGCCGACATGACCGCCATGGCGAACACGATCATCTCCCAGATGATCGAGACCGCCCGGCGGCTGCTGGAGCTGGGCCTGGGATACCTGTCCCTGGACCGCGCCTCGGCCACCCTGTCGACCGGGGAGAGGCAGCGCGTCCAGCTCTCCAGGGCGGTCCGCAACCGCACCACCGGCGTCCTCTACGTGCTCGACGAGCCCTCCATCGGGCTGCACCCCTCCAATGTCGACGGGCTGCTCGGTGTCATCGACGACCTGCTCGCCGACGGCAACTCGGTGGTCGTCGTCGACCACGACGTCGCGCTGCTGCGCCGTGCCGACCATCTCATCGAGATCGGGCCCGGGTCCGGCGCCGACGGCGGCGCCGTGGTGGCCACCGGCTCCGTCGCCGAGGTGACGGCCGATCCCCGCTCCCTCATCGGCCCCTTCCTGGCGGGCACCGCCGTCGTGGGCATGGACTCCGGGTCCAGAAGCGATGCCGCGGGCTCCATCCGGATGACGACCGGTCCGGTTCACACGGTCGGGCCGCTGCAGGTCGCGATCCCACGCGGACGCCTCACCGTCGTCACCGGGGTATCGGGCTCCGGCAAGACCACCATGGTCCTGGAGAGCCTGGTGCCCGGCCTGGAGGCCCTGATCGCGGAGGCGCCGCTTCCCGATCCGGTGCGCGGAATCGAGGCCGACGGGCTGCGCCGGGTGAACCTCATCGACTCCACCCCCATCGGGGTCAACGTCCGTTCGACGGTCGCCACCTACTCAGGGGTGATGGACGACCTGCGGAAGGCCTGGGCCGGCACCGACGACGCCCGACGGGCAGGGTACGGCGCCGGTGACTTCTCCTACAACACCGGCTCACTGCGCTGCCCCAGCTGCTCGGGCACCGGGCAGATCTCCCTCGATGTGCAGTTCCTGCCCGACGTCGACATCGTGTGCCCCGACTGCGGCGGCTCACGGTTCGGCCCGCAGGCCGGGCGGATCCGCCGTGACGGCGTCACCCTGCCGCAACTTCTCGGCCTCTCGGTGGCCCGGGCCCTCGACGACGTCGGGGACATCCCGGCGGTGGGCCGCCGGTTGCGCACCCTGGTCGACCTCGGTCTGGGATACCTCACCCTGGGCGAGTCGACCCCGGCCCTGTCGGGAGGCGAGGCGCAGCGGCTGAAGCTGGCCTCCCAGATGTCGCGGGACCAGCGCGACGCCGTCTTCGTCTTCGACGAGCCCACCGTCGGCCTGCACCCGTTGGACGTGGCGACCCTGCTCCGGGTGCTCGGGAGCCTGCTGGCCCACGGCGCCACCGTCGTCGTCATCGAACACGACCTGGACGTCATCCGGCATGCCGATCACATCATCGACATGGGCCCGGGTGGGGGAGCCGCGGGTGGCAGGATCGTGGCGACCGGCACCCCCGACCAGGTGGCCGCCGATCCGGGATCGGTGACGGGCCGATATCTGGCGCGCTGA
- the rplE gene encoding 50S ribosomal protein L5 translates to MSAEAPETTYEGPRLKKQYRSEIVGALQEEFHYANPMLVPGLVKVVVNMGVGDAAHDSKVMDGAIRDITAITGQKPQVTKARKSIAQFKLREGQPIGCHVTLRGDRMWEFADRLLTLALPRIRDFRGLNGNQFDGQGNFTFGLSEQVMFLEIDQDRIDRVRGMDITFVTTAKNDVEGKALLKHLGFPFKAKDDPRVKVKRGPAYYAKKKK, encoded by the coding sequence GTGAGCGCCGAAGCCCCCGAGACCACCTACGAAGGCCCGCGGCTCAAGAAGCAGTACCGCTCTGAGATCGTCGGGGCCCTCCAGGAGGAGTTCCACTACGCCAACCCGATGCTCGTCCCCGGCCTGGTCAAGGTCGTCGTGAACATGGGTGTCGGCGACGCGGCCCACGACTCGAAGGTCATGGACGGTGCGATCCGCGACATCACCGCGATCACCGGCCAGAAGCCGCAGGTCACCAAGGCCCGCAAGTCCATCGCCCAGTTCAAGCTGCGCGAGGGCCAGCCGATCGGCTGCCACGTCACCCTCCGCGGTGACCGCATGTGGGAGTTCGCGGACCGTCTGCTCACCCTGGCGCTGCCGCGTATCCGCGATTTCCGCGGACTCAACGGCAACCAGTTCGACGGCCAGGGCAACTTCACCTTCGGGCTGTCCGAGCAGGTGATGTTCCTGGAGATCGATCAGGACCGCATCGACCGCGTGCGCGGGATGGACATCACCTTCGTCACCACGGCGAAGAACGACGTGGAGGGCAAGGCCCTCCTCAAGCACCTCGGCTTCCCGTTCAAGGCCAAGGACGATCCCAGGGTCAAGGTCAAGCGCGGCCCGGCCTACTACGCCAAGAAGAAGAAGTGA
- the rplX gene encoding 50S ribosomal protein L24: protein MKSLKIKKGDQVKVIAGNDKGTIGEVLSVDPARERVVVQGVNIRKHHRRDTPNPDGSAAKGGIISSEAPIHVSNVQLVTKVDDEDVVTRAGYRRVDVTKRRSDGSEYAAKRSVRYLKKGEAK, encoded by the coding sequence GTGAAGTCCCTCAAGATCAAGAAGGGTGACCAGGTCAAGGTCATCGCCGGAAACGACAAGGGCACCATCGGAGAGGTCCTCTCCGTGGACCCGGCCCGCGAGAGGGTCGTCGTCCAGGGTGTCAACATCCGCAAGCACCACCGCCGCGACACCCCGAACCCCGACGGCTCCGCCGCCAAGGGCGGGATCATCAGCTCCGAGGCCCCGATCCACGTGTCGAACGTCCAGCTCGTCACCAAGGTCGACGACGAGGACGTGGTGACCCGGGCCGGCTACCGTCGCGTCGATGTCACCAAGCGCCGCTCCGACGGTTCCGAGTACGCCGCCAAGCGCAGCGTCCGCTACCTCAAGAAGGGAGAGGCCAAGTGA